The following DNA comes from Streptomyces sp. NBC_00273.
ACTGGCAGCTGAGCGGGGCGCTGCTCGCCGAGATCGACCGGGTCCTGGACGAGCTGGGCGTGGACAAGCGCTCCCAGCGCCTGCTGGAGGAACTCGACCAGCACACCCGCTCGCGGCGCAGGCGCTGGAAGTCGCTGAAGCGGCCGCGGCAAGGCCGTGGGTGAGGGAAGGCAGGGGCCATGGTGCACGTACTGGGCAGCAGGGTTCTGTTGCGTCCCACGGACCCCGAACGCTCGCGCGCCTTCTACGGCGACACCCTCGGGCTCGCCGTCCACCGCGAGTTCGGCACCGGCCCCGACCGCGGCACCGTCTACTTCCTCGGCGGCGGCTTCCTCGAACTGTCCGGCCGTGCCGAGGCACCGCCCGCGCCTGGCCTGCGGTTGTGGCTCCAGGTCGCGGACGTGCAGGCGGCGTACGAGGAACTGCAGGGCCGGGGCGCCGAGGTGGTGCGGCCTCCCGAGCGTGAACCCTGGGGTCTGATCGAGATGTGGATCGTCGACCCCGACGGCGTCCGGATCGCCGTGGTGGAG
Coding sequences within:
- a CDS encoding VOC family protein; the encoded protein is MVHVLGSRVLLRPTDPERSRAFYGDTLGLAVHREFGTGPDRGTVYFLGGGFLELSGRAEAPPAPGLRLWLQVADVQAAYEELQGRGAEVVRPPEREPWGLIEMWIVDPDGVRIAVVEVPSDHPLRFRP